The DNA region AGCAGATTTGTGTTTCGCCGTCGCCCCATTCTGCGAATTCGGCGCACGTGGCAGCCTTTCGGGGGTGTGCGCTCGGGAAAAGGGCGGTCAGGTGCGGGTGATACTGGCCAGCCAGGCCAGCACTCCGTCGACATATTTGTTGTTCTCCAGCATCGCGGGTTCGATCGAATCGACCCGCCAGCCGTCGGCGAAGGTGGCCCGGATTTCGTCCTGGCTCACCCGCCGCGGTCCGATATCGGGTGGATGGCGGTCGCTGAAGCAGAGCAGGAACAACCGCGCGTCCGGCGGCATCACGGTGGCCAGGCTGTCGGCGTAGCGGACTCGTTCGGCGTCGCTGAACACGTGGAACAGGCCGCAGTCGAGCACGGTGTCGAACTGCTCGCCCATGGCGCCGAGTTCGAGTGCGTCCCCGACCAGGAAGCGCGCCTGCAGGCCGCGCTCTTCCGCTTTGCGCCGCGCGATCTCGATCGCCGTCGACGCCGGGTCGATGCCGACCGTCGGCAGGCCGAGGGCCGCCGCCATGAGCGCGACCTCGCCGGTGCCGCACCCGACGTCGAGCACCCGGCCGCGGAAGGCGCCCGCCTCGGCGAGGTCGCGCAGGGCCGGTTGCGGACGGCCGGTTTCCCAGGGCGGCGTACCCGCATACCGCGCGTTGAAATGCTCGGGGGACAGGGCATCGGTGAGCCGGCGCGCCAGTTGCTCGAGTGTCTCGACCAATTCCTTGGCCTGGCCGGGGTCTTGGATCCCGGCGGCCGCGGCGAGCTGCTCGTCGATCCGCGCGGCGGCTCGGCCGGCGCTCCTGTGCCGGGCAGCCGCCCGGACGACCGTTTGTCCGTCCGGGGCGGCCGCGGTGGTGACCGCACCCCGGTCGCGCAGGGTGGCGACGCTCGTCTCCACGTGGCTCGCCGGGAAGCCGGTGCGGTTGGCGATCTCGGTGACCGAGGTGTCCGGGTGTTCGAACACGTCGGTCATGACGTGACGCACGCCGGGAGACAGCTGTCGCACACCGGTGGGGTCCGGGAGGGCGTCCTCGCCGATCCGCAGCAGCTTGCGCGCGAGGTCGTGCAGTTCGAAGCCGTCCATGGCCGGAGAGTCTTCCCGACGCCGGACAGCGCACGCCATCACGCAGGTTGACGGTACTGGGGATCGCTGGTCGGTCGGCTGGGGTGGTCGCTGAACTCGGGCCGGGGGCAGGTCTGTTGTGCCGGGAGCCGGTATCGGGCAGGGCCTGCGGCACCGGCCGCGCAGGTGGGCCGTGGGCGAGTGGCTCCCCGGCCGCCGGGCGGTAAGGCTCCGTCAGCCCGGCAGTCCGTCTCCAGGGCCCGGCCCGCGCGGATGCGGGCCACCAGGGCCCCGGGGCCTGGGGAGGGGCAGAGCGGCGGGCGCGTGGTGAGGCGACCGCATCGCACGTCCGGGAAGAACGCTCCGGACCGGTACGAGGAGATGCTTGCCGCGTCAGGCCTGGGGGGCGGGCCGGGTCAGTGCGGCGCGGGCGTCGGCCCGCAGCCGGACCCGATCGGGTTTGTCCCAGCCGGTCGTCGGCAGTTTCCGGCGAATGTCGATCAGGCGGGGGACGTAGGTGTCGGACAGTGCCTCGGCGACGTGACGGCGCAGTTCCCGGGGATCCGGGTCGGCGCCGGGCTCGGGCACGACGGCGGCGTAGATGTGCTCCACCCGGTCGGCGTCCTCGACCCCGCATACGGCGGCCTGGGACACGCCCGGGGCCTGCCTGAGCACCTTCTCCACCTGCTCGGGGTGGATGCGGATTCCCTTGACCTTCATCATGTTCGCGAGCCGGCCGGTCAGGTGCAGGTAGCCGTCGGTGTCGAGGTGCCCGAGGTCGCCGGTGCGCACCCAGCCGTCGCGGACGAGTGCCGCGGTGAGTGCCGGCTCGTGCCAGTAGCCGGCCGTGGGCCAGCGTGGAACCGCGCAGACCTCGCCGACCTCGCCGACGGGCAGTACCGCGCCGGTGTCGGGGTGCCGGATGCTGAGCGCCTCTGGGTTGACCGGCCGGCCCGCGCTGGAGCAGGCGCGCAGGTCGTCGTGGTCGCCGGGGGGGAGCATGGTGAGCACTCCGGTCTCGGTCGTGCCGTAGACCTGGATCAGTACGGGGCCGAAGATTTCCCGGGCCTTGCGCAGCTTGAGCGGTGCCCCGGGGCTGCCGGTGTAGATCAGCTCGGTCAGGCTGGACAGGTCGGTGGCCGCCCGGTCCGGGTGCTCGGCCAGTGCGTACACCTGCGGGGTGCCGAGGATGAGCCGGCCGATGCGGTGCTGCGCGATCGCGTGGAGCACGGCCGCGGCGTCGAAGCCGGGATGCAGGACGACCATGCCGCCGGTGATGAGCGTGTCGTCCGCGGCGAACCCGCTGGAATGGGTGAGCGGTGCGGTGATCAGGACGTTCGTCCGGCTGCTGCGGTCGATGGCCGATGCGGCCATGTCGTTCTTGACGCCGAAGGGCCAGCAGACACCCTTCGGCAGGCCGCTCGCCCCACTGGTCTGGGTGATCACCGCGAGGTCGCTGTCGGTGATGTCCGGGCACGGGCCTACTCCGTCACCGCAGCCGGCGGTCAAATCCACCGTGTCCGGCTGTCCTGCGCCCAGTACGGCCAGGACCGGCCGACCGGTCGCGTTCACCAGCAGCTCCCGTGCCCGTGCCTCGTTGGCCGGGTCGACCGCCAGCATCCGGGCGCCGACATCCGAGACGATGGCGCGCTGCAAGTCCATGCGCAACTCGTCGTCAGGCACCACCGCATTCATCCCACGCACATGTGCGGCGGTCGCCCCCACCAGGTTGGCCGCCCACCGCAGGATCAGTGTGGCCGCGGTGTTGGGCTCGGTCAGGATGCAGACGACGTCACCGCGGCCGACGCCGTGGCGGCCCATCGCGGCCGCGGCCCGGCGAACGGCGTCGGCCAGCTCCCCGGCGGAGAAGGGGACGTCCCCGCTGACCATGGCAGGGCGATCCGGATCGGCATCGAAATGAGTCAGCAGCTGCTGAACATAATGCACATGCGTGGTACTCATGACCCGGTTTCGCCTTCCTGTCCAAGACAATGCGATGTCCAGTGGTCGAGTGAGACGAACCGCAGGCTAAACCGGCGGGCACCGAGGGCCCCATACCTCACATTGACGGCACGTGGTCGCCGCGAAAGAGCCGGCCCCGGCCTGCCCGGGAAGGCTGAACGGCTCAGGCCGCGGGGCGCAGCCAGCGGTCGACCCGGGTACGCAGGCCGGCCGGGAAGATGTCTTTGCGCAGGAGGCCGTGCACGCCCTTGGGCGGCAGGGGGACATCGACGTGGTGGACCTCGCTCTGGTCCGCGTACTGGGTGATCCGGAAGCTCGCGGCCATGCTGCACAGTGCGTGGGCCTCGGCGCGGGTGACGCCGGACGCCGCGCTGAACCAGCTGATCAGTCCGCGCAGGCAGTCGACCAGTGCGGCCTCCAGGCTGTCAGCCAGTCCGATGCCGATCCAGTGCGTGTCGGTCTCGGCCAGCGGCCGGGTCAGGCCCACGTTCTTGTGGAGGTCGTACCGCATCCGCAAGCGCTCGGCCGTGGACTTCAGGCCGGTCTGGTCGACCAGTCCGTCGCCCTGCAGGGCGTGAATGTCACCGATCCAGATCCGGGCCCCCGGCTTGGCCACGGGAAGGAACAGCGAGGAGCCCACGGTGAGTTCGGGGAGGGCCAGGTTGCCGCCGTGGTCGCCACCGATCAGCGCGCTTGTCTGCTCGTCGCCCGGCGGTTCGACCGCGATGATGCCGGCGAACGGGTCGAGCGGCAGCGAGATGCCGTGAACGTAGTCGGCCCGGGTGCGGGTCCGGTCGAACCGGAAGTCGTGGAAGTACGGCTCGTCGAAGTCGTACGGCAGCGCGCCGGCCCGGGTGGGGAAGGCGTTGCCGCCCCAGTCGCTCAGCCGCAGTTCCGTCAGCCGGCACTCGACGACGTCGCCCGGTTCGGCACCGGTCACCTCGACCGGGCCGACGATCTGGAACGGGCAGCCCGGGTACTCCTGGCGCAGCCGCGCACGGTCGGCCGGGGACGAGCCGTACCGCAGCTGGTTCTGCCAGTTGGTCCAGGTGTCGGGGTAGAGAACCTCGTCGCCGGACTCGATCCTGGCTGCCGACGCAGCGCCGGGATCGAGGACGCCCGGCCGGACCGTGGCCAATGTGGACTGAACCGTATGCATCGTCACGGCCGCAACGCTAGGCAGCCGCAGATGAGCCAGGCAAGGAAGTCCGGGCGTCACCGGGCAAGACTGTCAACGTGACTGGTGAAGGTGCACCGCGGACTTCCGGCCAGGAGGCCATCGAAGCGGTGCGGACCCCCTGAGGGGGGATCAGCACCGCTCCTGCCTTGGCGTGTTCCGCCGGCCGCTACATCCGGTGCCGGAAGGTGATCCGGCCACGGGTCAGGTCATACGGGCTCAACTCGACCGTCACCGTGTCCTGCGGCAGGATCTTGATGTAGTGCTTGCGGAGCTTCCCGCTGATGTGTGCGAGTACCTTGTGACCGTTCTCGAGTTCAACCCAGAACTTGGCGTCTTTCAGGGACTCGACGATGGTACCGACAACCTCGATACCTCGATTTACTTTTGCCACGTCAGCTCCAAGGTGTTGCTCTCACGGCGGGCTCCGACGCTTTCCAACAGGCTGATCGTCGCGGTGTCGGTCTCGTCGACGTCGATCGTCGCGAGACCGAACTCGCGAGTGTGCAGAGCGTCCAGCGCGTGGACCAGCAGCGCCCTGCCGATGCCACGGCGGCGCTGGTCGGCGCGGACCTCGATGGAGCGAATCCGCGCGATCCGCGGCCTCCCGTTGTCCCGCATCGACGGCGAAATCCGGATCACACCGACTTCGACCCCCTCGACTTCGGCGCGGGACTCCTCCGCGCCGCCGGTCAACGTCACCCCCGCCGGGGGCGACACGGCGGGCTGCGCTTCGCCGGGCACCAGCAGGTACTGCCGCTCACTTCGGTGAGGGGTGAAGCCGGCCCGCCGCCAGTTCGAGATCGTGTCCGCGTCGTCGGCGTCGACCAGCGTGTAGAGCGGCGCCGGCAGTTCCGCCAGCATGGCGGCGGCCAGCCGGTCGAAGGCTGTGTCGTGCCATGCGTCGATGCTGATGTACAGTCGCCCGTCGGGCCTGCGCCCGTGTCGCCACTGCCGACAACCAAGTCGCCGTCGCTGGCGTGCCACTGGTCTTCGGCGACCCGCGTGATCACGGGGTCTGGGGTGGGATGCTTAAGGTTGATGGCTGTCGCCTTCCAGAGTGCCTCTGGTGCGCTCCCGCGACATCTACATCAGTCGCCTGCCGTGACCAATAGGGGGAGCACCCGGGTAATCGAACGACATTCACGGGTCTCACCTCCTACAGTGTCTGTCACGGCCTGGAGTGAACATTACCAGACGGACGTCGTCACGCCCAACTGCGAGGGCGGAGAACCCTGCAGACAAGCCGCACCCTGCCGCGAAGGCCACGAGGCTGAGGGATGCCCACGCACGGCCGCTCCTAGCCTCCGCATGTAGGCAGAAGGCTTTTTGGTGCCCGATGAGGTTTCGGCTCCACGAGAGGATGCGTGATTCCGTGCGCGCCGAGCTGATCAGAGCGCTCCCCTGGTGTTGCGGGAGCACGCGGACAACTCGGTGGGAAGGGTCGCCTTCGAGGACGCGGAGCGGGCGGTCACGTACGCCGATCTGGAGGCGCGGACCCGGCGGCTGGCCGGGCATCTGGCGGGACTCGGTGTGCGGCGCGGCGATCGGGTGATGATCTGCCTGCGCAACAGCGTGGAGATGCTGGGAGAGTTACCTCGCGATCCTTCGCGCGGGACGCGATCGGGGTGCCGGTCAACCCCGCGTCCACCGACTTCGAACTGGACTATCTCCTGGCCGACAGCGAGCGGCCGTCGTCATCACCGACCCCGTGCACGTGGCCGGCTTCCTGCGCTCGCCGTCCCTGCCCCGCGGCGCCAGGCTGCTGGTGACCGGCGACGCACCCGCGCACGCGTCGGTCCACGCCTACCCAGGAACTCGTCAGGACCGAGCCCGCGGAACCCGCACGGGGACGATCTCGGCCTGGACGACGTGGCAATGGACGTTCTACACCTCGGGGACCACCGGGAACCGAAGGGAGTGCTGTCCAGCCAGCGCAACTGCTTGTACCGGTGGGCGGCGAGCTATGTGCCGATCCCCGGGCTGTCGGCCGACGATCGCGTGCTGTGGCCGCTGCCGTTGTTTCCACACCTCTCCCACATCGCGTGCGTGCTGGCGGTGACCGCGGTCGGCGCGAAACCGCCCGGATCATGGACAGCCCTTCGGGCGACGAGTCTCTGGAGCCGCCCGGGAAACCCGGGCCACCTTCGGGCGGGTGTGCCGACCACCTACCACTACCTTCTGGAGGGCGCGCGCCAGCGCCGGAATCACCCTGCCGGACCTGCGGATCGGGCTGGTCGGGGGAGCGGGTCGCCGGCCCAGGGCTGTGCCGGTCGTTCCGCGAGAGTTCGGGGTGCCGCTGGTCGATGCGTACGGCAGCACCGAGACGTGCGGGGCGATCACCATGACCCGCCGGGAGGCGTCCGCGTCAGACGGGTCGTGCGGGCTTCCGTGCCCGGCGTGGATGTCCGCATCGTCGACCCGGAGACCGGCCGCGACGTGCCGGCCGGCGCCGAGGGCGAGGTGTGGTGCGCGGCCCGACGTGACGCCCGCTACCACAACAAACCGGAGGCGACCGCTGCCGCGTTCCAGACGGCTGGTATCGCACGGGTGACCCTCGCCCGCCGGGACGCCGTCCGGGTACTTCACCATCAGCGGCCGGATCAACGATCTGATCGTCCGGGGCGGGGAGAACGTCCATCCGGAGGAGATCGAGGCGGTTATCCGCGCCGTTCCGGGGATCGCCGACGTCGGCGTGGCCGGCCGGCCGCACGAGGTGCTGGGCGAGGTGCCCGTCGCCTACGTGGTCGCCGGCCCGTCAGGCGTCGAGCCGACGCCGTGATCGAACGGTGCCGCGGGAGCTGTCCACGTTCAAGCTTCCCGAAGAGGTCTATGAGGTGGCCGGCGTTCCGCGGACTGCGTCGGGGAAGATCCAGCGGCGCCTGCTGGCCGATCAGCCCGCCGTACTGCGATGCACGGCAGCGGGGTGCACGACGGAGTGCTGCGCCTGGAGTGGGTGCCCGCGCCGGCCCGCGGCACCGCCGGCCCCCGCGCCGACGACCTGGGCGTTCGTCGGCTCGGCCGCGGCGGGCCTCGCCGCGGCCGCGGGCTCGTCCTCCTGCTACGCCGATCTGGCCACGGCCGGCGCCGCCGAGATGACGGTGCTGCTGGCGCCCGACATGCCGGGCACCTGGGCGGAGCGCCGCGCCGGGATCGAACCAGCTGGTCGAGGAGCTGACGGCTGTGGCCGCGCTGAGCCGATCGGGGCAGCTGGTCCTCGTGACCCGGCCGGGACAGTGGCGGTCTCGGCGCGGGACGATCTCGGCCGATCGGCTCAGGCCATGCTGGCGGCCGCGGGGCGGGCCAGGTGCTGGGGAGCCGGCCAGCCTGTCTGACCTGGACGGGCGCAGCGCCGGTTCGACGCCTGTGCCGTACGCGACCGCGGCGTGACGAGCCGCGCGGGCTCTGCGGTCCGGCCGATCGCCTGGTGGCCCGGCTGGACCCGTCAGGCGGTCCCGGACCGGTCCGATACGCGATTCATGGTCCGGCCTTCCGACGGCGTGCGTGGTGCTGACGGGTGCGCACACCGTGCGCGGCGCCGCGGTGGCACGCCACCTGGCCTCCGTCCTCCCGAACGAAGGCGGCTGCTAGTCGGCCGCCGTCAGGAACGCCGCGCAGATGGGAGCCGGCGATACGCGGCGGTCCCGCCGCGGGGATCCTCGCCGACGGCGACCCCGAGCTGGCCGCGAAGCTGAGCACCGCAGCGGACTTTGCCCGGACCTCGTTCATCACGATCGCGGACTCGTACGAGGTCACCGGGGCGGCAGACCCCGGCCGGGTCTCGGCGGCCATGATGGGCGCCGTGGTCCACGACCGCCGACGGCGCGGTCTGGCCGGCTCGGTCCTGACCTGGTGCGAACCGGCCGGGGACACGCCGGGTTCGCCCTGGTTGCGTGACGGGCTGTTCGCGCTCGACACGCTCCTTGCCACATCGGACCCGACGCCGTTGTTCGCCCTGCGTGCGCGCCGGCCGGAGCCGGGGGCCGGCGTGCCCGCCCTGCTGCGTGCCCTCTTCCCAAAGCCGCTCGTCCAGGACGGACTCGAGGACACCTCCTCCGCTCTGCGGGCAGAACTGGCCCGCCTGGACCGGCACGCGCAGCACACGCTGCTCCAGGCCCTGGTCCGGGACGAGTCCGCGGCGTCGCTCAACCAGCCCGACACCGCGCCGTCCCGGTGGACCGGGCGTTCCGGGACCTCGGGTAACAACTCGTCGCACTCATCGAACTGCGTACCCCGGCTGCATGGCCAGTGACCGGTCTGAAGCTGCCGACCTGCAGCAGGGTGTTCGACCATCCGACGCCGCGTGCGGCTGGCCGGCGTACCTGAAGCGCCGAACTGGTCGGTGACACCGCTGCCGACACCGGCCGTCCGGCAAACCGTCCGACCCCGACGAGCCTGGTGGTGATCGTGCGGGATGGCCTGTGCCGCCTGCCGGGCGGATCACCGGGCCGACGAGCTGTGGCGTCTGGTCAGCGAGGGCCGGGATTGCGTCAGGGCCGTTTCCGGACGACCGCGGCTGGGACCTGGAGCGGCTGTGGCGACGCCGACCCGGGCCGGGCCGGGGACCCTTCGTATGTCGACCGGGGCGGGTTCCCTCGACGGCGCGGCCGAGTTCGCGCCGACTTCTGTTCCGGGATCTCCCCGCGCCGAGGCACTCGCGATGGACCCGCAGCAGCGGCTGCTGCTGGAGACCGCGTGGGAGGCGCTGGAGCACGCGGGAATCGACGCGTCGTCGTTGCGGGGCACCGAGCCGGGGTCTTCGCCGGCCTGATGGAGCAGGGCTACGGCACCGGCGGTCCGGTGCCCGAGGAGCTCGAGGCCTTCCAGACGACCGGAACCGCGGGCAGCGTCGCGTCGGGCCGGATCTCCTATCTGCTCGGCCCTGCGGGGACCGGCGATCACCGGGGACACGGCGTGCTCGTCCCTCACTGGTCGCGCTGCATCTGGCCGCCCACGCGCTGCGCCGCGGCGAGTGCTCCTGGCATTGGCCGGTGGTGCCACGGTGATGGCCACCCCCCAGTCATTCGTCGAGTTCTCCCGGCAAGCGCGCACTGGCCGCTGACGGCCGGTGCAATCCTATGCCTCGGCCGCCGACGGCACCGCGTGGGCAGAGGGGGCCGGGATGCTGGTCCTGGAACGCCTCGGCGATGCCCGCCGCAACGGGCACCGGATCCTGGCGGTGCTGCGCGGCTCCTCGGTGAACTCCGACGGCGCGTCGAACGGCCTCACCGCACCGAGTGGTGAGGCGCAGCAACGGGTCATCCGGCAGGCACTGACGTCGGCCGGCCTGGGCCCGGCGGACATCGACGCGGTGGAGGGGCACGGGACCGGGACCGTTCTGGGCGACCCGATCGAGGCCGAGGCGTTGCTGGCCACCTACGGCCGGGACCGCGACGCCGGCCAGCCCCTGTGGCTGGGATCGCTCAAATCGAACGTCGGCCACACCCAGGCCGCGGCCGGTGTCGCCGGCGTGATCAAGATGATCCAGGCGCTTCGGCACGGTGTGCTGCCGGCGACACTCAACGTGGACGAGCCCACCTCACGCGTCGACTGGTCGTCGGGCGCGGTCGCGCTGCTGACGGAGAACAGGACCTGGCCGGACCTCGGCCGTCCGCGTCGCGCGGGAATCTCCGGCTTCGGCCTGAGCGGAACGAACGCCCACGTGATCGTGGAGGAAGCACCCCGGCAGCCGGCCGTCCGGCGGCCGGCGCCACCGGCGCCATCGGCGCCCCGGATCGTGCCTCTGGTCCTGTCGGCCCGCGGAACGCGGGCGCTCAACCGGCTGGCGGACCGGCTCGTCCCGCTCATCCAGACCGCCGACGACTCGTCCTGGGCCGACATCGCCGTGGCGCTGGCCACTCGACGAGCAACCATGGACGAGCGCGCGGTCGTACTGGCCGGCTCCCGGGACGAGGCGCTGGCCGGCCTGCGCGCACTGGCCCGCGACGAGGCCAGTCCCCTCGTGGTGCGCGACAGCGCCACCTCTGACGCGTCGTCCGGCGTCGTGCTGATCTTTCCCGGGCAGGGCGCGCAGTGGGCCGGGATGGGCCGTGAGCTGCTCGATACCTCCCCCGCGTTCGCCGGGGTCGTCCAGGAGTGCGCTCGGCTGCTGACCGAATGGGCGGACTGGTCGCTGATCGACGTGCTGCGCGGCGAGGCCGACCAGGAACTGCTGGAACGCGTCGACGTCATCCAGGTGGCGAGCTTCGCGATGATGGCCGGGCTGGCCGCGCTGTGGGCGTCGGCGGGAGTCCGGCCCGACGCGGTCGTGGGCCACTCGCAGGGTGAGATCGCCGCGGCATACGTCGCCGGGGCGCTCTCCCTGCGCGACGCCATGCGGGTCGTCGTGGTCCGCAGCCAGGCGATCGCCGGGACCCTGTCCGGCCGAGGAGGCATGGCGTCGGTGCGCCTCGACGCCTCCGCCGCGGCGGCCTGGCTGGCGGAAAGGGACGGCCGGGTCCAGGTCGCCGCGGTGAACGGTCCGTCCTCGGTGGTGCTCTCCGGTGACCCGGAGGCGCTGGCGGACGCGTTGAGCGAACTGGCCGAGTCCGGTGTCGACGTACGGCGGGTGGCAGTCGACTACGCATCGCACAGCGACCAGGTCGAGGCCGTCCGGGACCACCTGGCGGTGGCTCTGGCCGATCTGTCGCCCGCCGAGCCCACGGTGCCCTTCCACTCGACCGTGACCGAGGGCCGGGCCACCGGAGCGCTGGATGGCGGCTACTGGTACCGCAACCTGCGGCAACAGGTCCGTTTCGGTCCCACGATCGACCGCCTGCTGGAGCAGGGATTCGGCGCGTTCGTCGAGGTCAGCCCCCACCCGGTGCTGGTCCAGCCGGTCGCTGAGGCCGTACACCACGCGCCCGCGGAAGCGGTCGTCGTCGGTTCGTTGCGCCGGGACGACGGCGGGCTCGGCCGTCTGGTGCGATCGATGGCCGAGCTGTTCGTCCACGGCGTCCCGGTGGACTGGCGCGGCCTGCTCGCCGACGACGTC from Streptomyces rubradiris includes:
- a CDS encoding AMP-binding protein, translating into MCRPPTTTFWRARASAGITLPDLRIGLVGGAGRRPRAVPVVPREFGVPLVDAYGSTETCGAITMTRREASASDGSCGLPCPAWMSASSTRRPAATCRPAPRARCGARPDVTPATTTNRRRPLPRSRRLVSHG
- a CDS encoding GNAT family N-acetyltransferase; translation: MLAELPAPLYTLVDADDADTISNWRRAGFTPHRSERQYLLVPGEAQPAVSPPAGVTLTGGAEESRAEVEGVEVGVIRISPSMRDNGRPRIARIRSIEVRADQRRRGIGRALLVHALDALHTREFGLATIDVDETDTATISLLESVGARRESNTLELTWQK
- a CDS encoding acetamidase/formamidase family protein, whose protein sequence is MHTVQSTLATVRPGVLDPGAASAARIESGDEVLYPDTWTNWQNQLRYGSSPADRARLRQEYPGCPFQIVGPVEVTGAEPGDVVECRLTELRLSDWGGNAFPTRAGALPYDFDEPYFHDFRFDRTRTRADYVHGISLPLDPFAGIIAVEPPGDEQTSALIGGDHGGNLALPELTVGSSLFLPVAKPGARIWIGDIHALQGDGLVDQTGLKSTAERLRMRYDLHKNVGLTRPLAETDTHWIGIGLADSLEAALVDCLRGLISWFSAASGVTRAEAHALCSMAASFRITQYADQSEVHHVDVPLPPKGVHGLLRKDIFPAGLRTRVDRWLRPAA
- the infA gene encoding translation initiation factor IF-1, yielding MAKVNRGIEVVGTIVESLKDAKFWVELENGHKVLAHISGKLRKHYIKILPQDTVTVELSPYDLTRGRITFRHRM
- a CDS encoding ANL family adenylate-forming protein, with the translated sequence MSTTHVHYVQQLLTHFDADPDRPAMVSGDVPFSAGELADAVRRAAAAMGRHGVGRGDVVCILTEPNTAATLILRWAANLVGATAAHVRGMNAVVPDDELRMDLQRAIVSDVGARMLAVDPANEARARELLVNATGRPVLAVLGAGQPDTVDLTAGCGDGVGPCPDITDSDLAVITQTSGASGLPKGVCWPFGVKNDMAASAIDRSSRTNVLITAPLTHSSGFAADDTLITGGMVVLHPGFDAAAVLHAIAQHRIGRLILGTPQVYALAEHPDRAATDLSSLTELIYTGSPGAPLKLRKAREIFGPVLIQVYGTTETGVLTMLPPGDHDDLRACSSAGRPVNPEALSIRHPDTGAVLPVGEVGEVCAVPRWPTAGYWHEPALTAALVRDGWVRTGDLGHLDTDGYLHLTGRLANMMKVKGIRIHPEQVEKVLRQAPGVSQAAVCGVEDADRVEHIYAAVVPEPGADPDPRELRRHVAEALSDTYVPRLIDIRRKLPTTGWDKPDRVRLRADARAALTRPAPQA
- a CDS encoding AMP-binding enzyme gives rise to the protein MEAVIRAVPGIADVGVAGRPHEVLGEVPVAYVVAGPSGVEPTP
- a CDS encoding methyltransferase domain-containing protein; translated protein: MDGFELHDLARKLLRIGEDALPDPTGVRQLSPGVRHVMTDVFEHPDTSVTEIANRTGFPASHVETSVATLRDRGAVTTAAAPDGQTVVRAAARHRSAGRAAARIDEQLAAAAGIQDPGQAKELVETLEQLARRLTDALSPEHFNARYAGTPPWETGRPQPALRDLAEAGAFRGRVLDVGCGTGEVALMAAALGLPTVGIDPASTAIEIARRKAEERGLQARFLVGDALELGAMGEQFDTVLDCGLFHVFSDAERVRYADSLATVMPPDARLFLLCFSDRHPPDIGPRRVSQDEIRATFADGWRVDSIEPAMLENNKYVDGVLAWLASITRT